The sequence GCGGAGACGCCCTGCAGCACGCGGAGCAGGATCAGCATGATCGGAGCGATGACCCCTGCCGACGCGTAGGTGGGCAACAGGCCGATCAGGGTCGTGGCCCCGCCCATCATGATGAGCGTGACCACCAGAATGACGCGGCGGCCCAGCTTGTCCCCATAGTGGCCCGCCAGGAACGCCCCGAGCGGGCGGAACAGGAAGGAGATGCCCACGGACGCGAAGGACAGCAGCAGGCCGATCGACTCCCCCGCCGGCTCGAAGAACAGCTGGGAGAAGACCAGGCCGGCCATGGTGGCGTAGATGAAGAAGTCATACCACTCCACGGTGGTGCCGACCAGGGTGGCGGCAGCGACGCGGCGCTGGTTGGCCCGGTCAGAGTGTCGGGTTTCAGTCATGGGTACCTCGTTGGGGTGATGCTGTGAAAGTTGGTGTGGCCAGCGGACGCCGGCAGCCATCAGCGTGCTCCGGTAGCCACTGGTAGATACCGGATCACGCCGGGATCACGGGGTGAAGATCGGCTCGAAGAAGTCCGTCAGCTCGTCCGTGGCGGTCAGCGGGAGCACGGCGGAGACGTACTGGTCCGGACGGACCACCACGATCGCGCCGTCGCGGCTCAGGCCGCGCGCCTCGAAGATGTCGTCCTCCGGGTCCACACCCCAGACCTTGTTCAGGTTGGAGACCTGGAACCGGCCGACCTGCGGGCGGAAGATCGAGGGCGCCTTCATCAGCTCCACCTCCTCGTGGGGCTGCTGGTAGATCACCTGGACGTCGAACAGCGCATCCAGGTCCCGGCCCGCGGGGGTGAAGCGCCGGACCGGGGAGGTCTCGGAGTCCAGCCACTCGGCCCAGGTCCGCAGCGCCGAGTCTGAAGCGGAGGACACGGCGGCGTCGGCGAAGGCGTAGATCCGCCAGCGTCCGTCCGCCGTGTGCTGGTGGCCCAGGTGGTGTGGAGTCGTGTCGGAGACGCGCTTGGCCGGGTGGGCCTTGAAGCGCTTGCCGAGGGGGAATCCGCTGGCCAGCGCCTGGTGGGACGCCTCGGCCACGAGCAGCCCGGCCGGGTACTCGGTCATGAAGCCCGCCGGGAACTCCGCGGTCTTCTGGTAGTAGTCCTCCAGTGCGGTGGCGCTCTCCAGCTCCTCCGGCTTGGCGGCCATCATCGAGGACCACTCACGGTCGAAGTCGATGAGCTTCTGGGCCACCGGCTGCCGCTCGGCCGAGTAGGTGGACAGCAGCGATTCCGGGCTGAGCCCGGTCAGCACGTGGCCCAGCTTCCAGCCGAGGTTGAACGCGTCCTGGATGGAGACGTTCATGCCCTGTCCGGCCTTCGCCGAGTGCGTATGACAGGCGTCGCCGGCGATGAACACGTGGGGGTGGCGCTGACCGACGTCCTCGGCCAGGACGTCGTCGAACCGGTCCGTCACCCGGTGACCCACCTCGTAGACGCTCCACCACGCCACATCCTTCACGTCCACCGTGTAGGGCGAGACGATCTGGTTGGCCTGGGCGATGATCGACTCGATCGGGGTCTTGCGCACGGCGCCCGCATCGTTCTGATCCACCTCACCGAGGTCCACGTACATCCGGAACAGGAAGCCGCCCTCGCGAGGGATATGCAGGATCGAGCCATGCTCGGACTGAATGGCGCACTTGGTGCGAATATCCGGGAAGTCGGACTCGGCGATGACGTCCATGACGCCCCAGGCGTGGTAGGACACGGCTCCGACGTGCTGGGCGCCGATGTCCCGGCGGACCTTCGAGTGCGCGCCGTCCCCGCCGATGACGTACTTGGTGCGGATGGTCCGGGTCTCGCCCGGCCTCACGCCGCCGTCGGGCGTCTCACCGGTGCGCTTCAGCGTGACGGTCACCGGGTACTCGCCCTCGCCCACCTCGAGGGACACGAACTCCCAGCCCCAGTAGGGCTCGGTGCGGGACGGTGCATGGCGGGCGAACCGGGCGAAGTAGTCCAGCACCCGGGCCTGGTTGACGATCAGGTGCGGGAACTCACTGACCCCGGCCGGGTCATCCACGGCCCGTGCGGTCCGGATGATGTGGCCGCTCTCCTGGGGGTCCGGCTTCCAGAAGTTCATCTCGGTCAGGTGGTATGCCTCCGCGACGATCTCCTCGGCGAACCCGAAGGCCTGGAACGTCTCGACACTCCGGGCCTGGATGCCGTCGGCCTGGCCGATCCCCAGCCGCTCCGGACGGCGGTCGACGAGGCAGGTCATGACCTCGGGGAAGCTGGCCAACTGGGCGGTGGCGGTCATGCCGGCCGGTCCGGCGCCGACCACGAGGACGTCCATGGCCTCGGGCAGCTCGGCGGAACGGTCCACGCCCACGCCGGCGGCGGGCTGGACTCGCGGGTCCCCGGACACGTACCCGTTGTGGTGAAACAGCATGTGGTCTCCTCTACAGGTGTTCTAGCGTTCTATTCGGTGGTGCCGGTGCCACACCAGGTGTCGGCGAGGGCCTCGGTGGCGCGGGCCAGGAGGGCGACGTCGGCCCCCACGTTGACGAAATCGGCGCCGGCCGCCAGGTAGTCCCGGGCCTGATCCGGGGCGAAGGCGTTGACGCCGACGAACGTGCCGGCGTCCCGGGCCTGCCCGATCACGGTCTTCACCGCGGCGACGACGTCCGGGTGGTTCTGCTGCCCGAGCAGGCCCATGGAGGCGGCCAGGTCGGAGGGGCCGATGAAGATCCCGTCCACGCCGTCCACTCCCGCGATCTGTCCGGCGGCGGCGACGGCGGCCGCGGACTCGATCTGGACGATCAGGGTGACCAGGTCCCCGGCACGGGCCAGGTAGTCCGGGATCCGGTTCCAGCGCGCCGACCGCGCCAGGGCCGAACCGACCCCGCGCATGCCCCGCGGCGGGTAGTGCATCGCTCGGACGGCCCGCTCGGCGTCCTCGGCGCTGTCCACCATCGGGATGACCAGGGACTGTGCACCCAGGTCCAGGTACTGCTTGACCAGCACCGGGTCCAGGGCGGGCACCCGGACCACGGGGACCACGGAGTATCCGGCCATGGCCCGAAGTTGGGACTGGATGGTCTCCAACCCCAGAGGCGCGTGCTCGCCGTCGATCAGGAGGAAGTCCAGGCCGGCAGAGGCGCAGATCTCGGTGACGGAGGGGTCGGCCGAGTTGACGAACATCCCGGCCGGTGCCCGGCCGTCCCGGTCGGCGCGAGCCTGCGCACTGAATAGGCTCTTGAAGCTGGGCTGTGGATCTAGGCGAATTGGCATGTCACGGTCCCCAGGTTCCCGTAGTCGGCGTAGACGGTGTCCCCGGCATAGACCCACATGGGCCGGGTGAAGGAGCCGGCCAGGATGATCTCCCCGGCCTCCAGCACGTCCCCGTGCCCGGAGATCCGGTTCGCCAGCCAGTGCACCCCGTTGCCCGGGTGGTTGAGCACCCCGGCGGCCACGCCCGTCTCGATGATCTCCTGGTTCCGGGACAGCATCCCGGCGACCCAGCGCAGGTCCACGGCGTCGGGTGCCACCGGGCGGCCACCGAACACCATGGCACCCATCGCGGCGTTGTCACTGATGGTGTCGGTGATCGTGCGCCCTTCCATCTCGATCCGGGAGTCCAGCACCTCCAGCGCCGGCACCACATACTCGGTGGCGCGCAGGACGTCGAACAGCGTCACGCCCGGGCCCGCCAGGGTGTCCTTCAGCACGAAGGCCAGCTCCATCTCGACCCGCGGATGCGTGTAACGGGACCACTCGTAGACGTGACCGGACTCCATGACCATGTCGTCGAAGATCACCCCGTAGTCCGGTTCATCGATCCCGGTGGCGTCCTGCATGGCTTTGGATGTCAGGCCGATCTTGTGACCGGCCTTCTTCCGGCCGGCGTCGATCTGCCGCTGGGACCAGATCCGCTGGACCGCGTAGGAGTCCTCGATCCCCATGTCCGGGTACCGCGCCGTGAGCAGGGGAACCGGCTTCCGGTCCTGTCCTGCCTGGTGCAGCTCGTCGGCGATAGCGACGTGCGTTGAGTGGTCAAGCATGTCCGTGTGTCCCCTGCCTCTACAGCTGGTGTCCGAGTTTGAAGCCCTTGGCGGCTTCACCCTGGTAGGTGCCGTCCTGGTCACCTTCACGGGTGTAGGAGAAGCCGTCGGCACCAATGGTCACGTCCATCTCGGACTTCTCCTCGCGGGCCTTGACCTCTTGCGGCGTGCCGTCCAGGTCCAGCACCAGCGAGGCCTCGGTGTACCAGGAGGGGACCACGGGGTTTCCCCAGAAGTCACGGCGCTGGTTGTCATGCACGTCCCAGGTGACGACGGGGTTGTCCGGATCGCCGGTGTAGTAGTCCTGGGTGTAGATCTCGATCCGGTGGCCGTCCGGGTCCAGGATGTACAGGTAGAACGCATTGGAGACCCCGTGCCGGCCGGGACCGCGCTCGATCCGGTCCGAGATGCGCAGGGCGCCCATCTTGTCGCAGATCGCCAGGATGTTGTGCTTCTCGTGGGTCGCAAAGGCGACGTGGTGCATGCGCGGACCGTCGCCGCCGGTCATGGCCGTGTCATGGACGGTCGGCTTGCGCCGCATCCAGGCGGCGTACACCGTGCCCTCGTCGTCCTGGATGTCCTCGGTGACGCGGAAGCCCAGGTCCTGCAAGAACTTCGTGGCCCGTGGCACGTCCGGGGTGACCTGGTTGAAGTGGTCCAGGCGGACCAGCGCCCCCGGGGTGTACAGGTCGTAGCGCCAGGCCAGACGCTCGACGTGCTCCACCTCGTGGAAGAACTCGTAGGGGAAGCCCAGCGGGTCCTCCACGCGCACGGAGTCGCCGATGCCCCGGGTGAATCCGTCCTGGCGGCGTTCCACCCGGCAGCCGAGCTCCTCGTAGAAGGCCACGGCCTTGTCCAGGTCCTCTGGGCTGCGCACACGGTAGGAGAAGACGGCGACTGCGGCCACCGGTCCCTTGCGCAGGACCAGGTTGTGGTGGATGAACTCCTCCAGCGACCGCAGGTAGATCGTGTCCTCGTCCTCGTCGGTCACAGTCAGACCGAGCACGTCCACGTAGAACTCGCGGGAGCGCTGCAGGTCCGTGACCACGAGCTCCATGTAGGCGCAGCGCAGGATGTCCGGGGCCGGGGCCTGCGGGGTCGGGACGGGGTTGTCGGAGACGATGGGGGCTTCCTGGGAGACATAGAAGCCGGAGGACGTCATCGTCCGGTCATCGAGGTGGGTCATGATGGTCCTTACTCTTGGGGGAAAGCCTGGAAAGCCTGGAAAGCCTGGTCAGACAACGGGGCAGGTGTGGAAAGGCCGGGGTAGGTCACGCCTGGAGCTCCTCGGCCGCCTGCTCCTGCCGGCCGAAGACCGGGTTGTGGACCTCGCCGAGGTTGATGTGCACGGCCTGCTGGTCGGTGTAGAAGTCGATCGAGCGGTAGCCGCCCTCGTGCCCCAGGCCGGAGGCCTTCACGCCGCCGAAGGGCGTGCGCAGATCACGGACGTTGTTGGAGTTCAGCCACACCATGCCGGCCTCGACGCTCTGGGCGAAGTTGTGGGACCGCTTCAGATCGTTCGTCCAGATGTACGCGGCCAGGCCGTACTTGGTGTTGTTGGCCAGTGCGAGCGCCTCCTCGTCCGTGTCGAAGGGGGTGATGGCCACCACCGGGCCGAAGATCTCCTCCTGGAAGATCCGAGCCTCCGGGGAGACGTCGGCGAACACCGTCGGCTGGATGAAATTGCCCTCGGGGAACTCGTCCGGGCGGCCGCCGCCGGCGGTCAGGCGGGCCTCGGACTTGCCGATCTCCACGTAGGACATGACCTTCTCGAAGTGCTCCGGGTGGACCAGGGCGCCGACCTCGGTGGACTCCTCGTGCGGCAGGCCGACCTTCACGCGCTTCGCCTGCGCCGAGTAGCGCTCCACGAACTCGTCGTAGATGCCGCGCTGGACCAGGATGCGGGAGCCGGCGGTGCAGCGCTCGCCATTGAGGGAGAAGACGCCGAAGACGGTGGCATCGATCGCCGAGTCGAGGTCCGCGTCCTCGAAGACCACAGCCGGGGACTTGCCGCCCAGTTCCATGGAGAGGCCCTTCAGGTAGGGGGCCGCGTTGGCGAAGATGAGCTGTCCGGTGCGGGACTCGCCGGTGAAGGAGATCAGCGGCACGTCCGGGTGCTTGACCAGGGAGTCCCCGGCGAAGCCCTCCTCGCCATAGCCGTGGACCATGTTGAACACGCCGGCCGGCAGACCGGCCTCCTCGAAGATGCCCGGCCACAGGGAGGCGGACAGCGGGGTGAACTCCGCCGGCTTGAGCACCACGGTGTTGCCGGTGGCGATGGCCGGGCCCAGCTTCCAGGACTCGAGCATGAAGGGGGTGTTCCACGGGGTGATGAGCCCGGCCACGCCGATCGGCTTGCGGTTGACGTAGTTCGCCTGGCGGCCGGGGACCTTGAACGCGTCATCGTGCTGAGCCACGATCAGGTCGGCGAAGAAGCGGAAGTTCTCGGCGGCCCGGCGTGCCTGGCCCAGGGCCTGGGAGATCGGCAGCCCGGTGTCGTAGCACTCCATCTCGGCCAGTTCCTGGCCGCGGGTCTCCACGATGTCCGCGATCTTGTGCAGCACCCGGGAGCGCTCGCGCGGGAGCATGGTCGGCCAGGGGCCGTTCTCGAAGGCGTCCTTCGCGGCGGCCACGGCGGCGTCGATATCCGCGACCTTGCCGGAGGCGGCCTGCAAGTAAGGCTGGTTGGTGACCGGGTTCAGCACGTCGAACGTGTCACCGTCGATGGAGTCGACGTGCTGTCCGCCGATGTAGTGCTGGATTGTCGAAGGCAGGTTCGCGGGAACGAAGTCGTTGCTCTGTGCAGTCATGATGGTCCTCTCGGTCGTCAGACAGATGATGAGTCGGCGTCGCCGTTGCTTGCGGCGACGTGGTCCAGGTAGGCGTTCAGGGTGTTGAGGCGGTGGTGGCGCGCGGCCTGTTCCACCGCGGCGAACTCGGCGCCGGCGGCGATCAGGTCCAGCAGGTGGTCGTGTTCGGCCACCGAACGGTCGGCACGGTGGGGGACGTAGGCGAAGGTCGAGGAGCGCAACGCCGCCAGGCGGGCCCAGCCCCGGTGGACGAGGTCCAGGATGTGGCTGTTCTGGTGGTGCTCGAACAGCACGGAGTGGAATTCCTTGTTGAGCCGGGTGAACTCCACGGCGTTGAAGTCCGCCAGGAGCCCGCGCATCCGCTCGTTGATCGCCCGGGCCCTCTCGATCTCCTCCGCGGTGATCAGGGGGGCGCACAACGCGGTGGAGTATCCCTCGACCAGGGCCAGGGTCTCCATGGTGTCGTGGTAGATCTCCGGGTCGATCCCGATCACGGTCGCCCCGACGTTGCGGGTGTAGGCCACGACCGATTCCGACTGCAGGCGCCGGATGGCCTCCCGCACGGGGACCACGGACATCTCGAGTTCGGCGGCGAGCTGGGCGAGCACCAGCCTGGCTCCGGGGGCGTAGCGCCCGGCGTTGATGCCGGACAGGATCCGCTGGTAGGCCACGTCCGCCTTGGACGAGCCCGTCCCGGCGTCCTGATCGCTTCCCCCCCGGTTCACCGGGTCTCGCCCTTCGGCCATGTCGGCACTGATCGTGGTCATCGCTCGCCCTGGTTCACGCGGGACTGACGGTACTGCTCGTACTTCGACTTCCACTCGGCGTTCGGCGGGAACAGCCCGTCCACCGGATGCCCCGCCTCGACCTGCTCGTAGACCCAGGCATCCTGCTGCTCCTGCTCCCAGGCGGCGTCCACCACCTCGGCCAGCAGGGCGGGAGGAACCACCACCACGCCGTCGTCGTCGCCGATGATGATGTCCCCGGGCTGGACCGTGGTGCCTCCGCAGGCGATCGTCCCGCCCACCTCCCAGGGGATATGGCGCCGGCCGAGCACGGCCGGGTGCGCGCCGTTGGAGTAGACCTGCAGCCCGACCTCGGCGACGGCCGCGGAATCCCGCACGCCGCCGTCGGTCACCACGGCTGTGGCACCCCGGACCTGGGCGCGCAGTGCCAGGACGTCCCCGAGGGTTCCGGTGCCCGTCTCGCCGCGGGCCTCCATGACGACCACGTCGTCCGGCTCGACGGTGTCCATGGCTCGCTTCTGGGCATTGAACCCGCCGCCGAAGCGCTTGAACAGGTCCTCGCGGTTGGGCACGTAGCGCAGGGTCTTGGCATAGCCGAGGATGCGCTGGCCGGGGTGGGTGGGCCGCACGCCGTCAATGGTGGCGTTGTCGATCCCGCGCTTGCGCAGCTGGGCGGTGATGGTGGCGACCGCGGTCTCCTCGATCTTGGCCCGCAACTCGGTGGTGAGCAGGGTCCGGTCTGCGGCAGGCGTGTCCGGCACGTACCGATAGGGCTCGACGCCGGCCCCCTCGCCCGCACCACGCGCCTCACCGGAGGCGGCGGCCGGTTGCGGTGCCAGGCCCGCGGCTTCGCGGGAGCCCCAGGCCTCCTCCCGCTGGGTGTCGTCCACCTGCGGCTGGGCACCGAAATCGGCCAGGGTCCGGCCAGAGGAGCGCACGGGGGTGATGAGGCGGCCGGTACTGGGAGTGCCCGGCGCCTGCGGGGCGTCCACCTCGACCTCGACGACGTCGCCGGGCTGGGCCACGGAGGAGCCGGCCGGGGTGCCTGTCAGGATGACGTCCCCTGCCTCCAGGGTCATCAGCTGGGAGAGGTCGGCGATCAGTTGGCCGAACGGGAAGGCAAGACCTTCGGTGGTGTCGTCCTGCGTCAGCTCGCCGTTGACCCAGGTGCGCACCCGGAGCTGCGTGGGATCCAGGCCGGCGGCCGGGATGACGTTCGGACCGAGCGGCGTGTACCCGTCACCGGACTTGTTCTTGAGGTTGGAGCCCTTGTCCGCATGCCGCAGGTCGTAGAGGCCCCAGTCGTTGGCCGCGGTGATGCCGGAGACCTTGGACCAGCCCTCCTCGGGGGACACGCGGCGGCAGGTCTCGCCGAGGACCAGGGCGATCTCGCCCTCATAGGCCAGCAGCTCGGTGCCCTCGGGACGCTCGATCGCCTCGCCGCTGCGGGACACGGAGGAGCCCGCCTTGAGGAAGTAGCCCGGAAACTTCGGCGACCGGCCGCGCTGCGCGATGCGGGAGGGATAGTTCAGGTGCAGGGCGATGATCTTGCCGGGGCGATGACGCCGGTCGGAGAAATCTACCGGGCTCGGGGCCTGGCTGTCCTGATGATCCGCTGAGGGTGTCTCGGTCATGATCTCCTGCTCCTGTCGGCGTCCGAGTCCAGTGGTGGCGTCGGTGTCTCACCGGCCCTCTGGACTCCGGGCCCACTGTGGCGCCCGTCTCGTTCCTCCCTGATCGTATACGATCTCACGTGACCTTGAACACCCCCGGAGTCTTTCGGGCGTGGCGGGTGCCACTCCGGACGGAGCGTTCTGTCCCAGAAGACAGGGCTGTGGCCGGGACTTCCTGTCCCGGCCCCAGCCCTGTCTTCTTCAATGTGAGACGTCCTGACGCGCCTCTGGCCAGTCGGTCCTCAGTACCTGGTCAGGTGACCAGCACCAGCAGCGCGTCGGGTTCAGTCCACGGACAGCGGCCGCGGGGCCGGCAAGGCGCCGGCCATGGACTCCTGCATGTATTCGGCCACGACGTGCTGGGAGATCGGCAGGTCCAGCACGAACACGCCCTCGGCACCCCGGTCCACCCAGTCCCGCAGGGCGTCCAGGTCCTGCAAACTCCGCGCCCTGATCCCTTGGGCCCCAAAGGCGCGCCCGACGGCGGCGAAGTCGACCTCATCGATGAGCATGGCCTGCTCGTCCAGCCCGCGCGCCGCGTACTGGTGCAGCTCGGCCCCGTAGGCGGCGTCGTTGAAGACCACCACGACGCCGGAGCGGGCCTGCTTCACGAAGCTCTCCAGATCGGCCAGGGCCATCAGGCCGCCCCCGTCACCGGTCACCAGCACGGTGGTCCGTTCCGGCCGGGCCACTGCGGCACCGACGGCGGACGGGAACCCGAGGCCGATCGACTGGAAGGCGGTGCCGACGAACAGGTGCGAGCGGGCGTCCGGGACGGAGCACATCAGCGGGATCCAGCCGATGAAGTGCCCGCCGTCCTGCACGAACGTCCGCTCTCGGGGCAGGATGCCCTCCAGGGCCAGAGCCATGGTGCGCGGGTCCAGTCGACCGTCGGCAGCCAGCCCCAGGGGAACGACGCCGGCCCCCACCTTCTCCGCCCCGGTCACCTGCTCCGCCTGATCCGCCAGGCCTGCCAGGTCTCCTTGACCCTGGTCGACCACCTCGACCGCTTCGACTGCCGAGTCCAGGCGCGGAGCCGGCGGAATCGGCTGGCGGGCGCGCCAGCCGCCGTCGGCCCCGCCGTTCTCGAGCAGGCCGGTACCGGGGCGATCGGCGAGCGCCCGCAGGGCAGTGCCGGCGTCGGCCCTCAGGAAGTGCTCGGTGCGCTCATGACGCCTCGCGGGGTCCACATCGACCTGCAGCACGGTCGCGGCAGGACCGAAGACCGTGCCATAGCGCATCTGGAAGGGGTTCATGCTGGCACCGACCACCAGCACCACATCGGCCTGGCGCATGATCTCCACCCGCTCCAGCCGGCCGAATCCCCCGGCGATGCCCAGGTCGCCCTCGGGACCGGCCACATTGCGGGCCATCACGGAGGTCGCCAACAGGGCCCCCAACCGGTCGGCCAGGGCTCGCAGCGCCTCGGGACCGCCGGGGGAATCCAGCACGCCCCGCCCGGCGACGAGCAGCGGCCGCTCCGCCGTGCGCAACGCGGCGGTTAGCGGCTCCAACTCGGCCTCCACCAGCGCGTCGTCCGGCGACCCACGATCGACCGGCCCGCCATCGATCGGCGAGCCGTCGACGGGCAGCCGCTCGACCGGCGTCGGGCGCGATCCGGAATCGGCCAGGGCGGAAGCCGAGCTCATCTCGACTTCCCCGGCGTTCCCCCACGAGGTACCGACCGGAACCTCCACGAGGTCGTAGGGGATCGCGACGACGACGGGGCGCCGTCCGGACGCGGCGCGGGCGTAGGCGCCCCGCACCTGGGCAGCCGGATCCCGGTCATCCAGCCGGACGGTCTCCACTCCGGCGGCAGCGGCCATTCCGACCTGGTCGATGTCGAAAGAGCGCGGCCCCGTGGTCGGCGCGTCACCCACGATCAGCACCAGCGGGATCCGCGCCAGCGAGGCCTCCGCCAGGGCGGTGAGGGTGTTGGTGAAGCCGGCACCGTAGGTGACGGTCGCGGTGCCGACCCGGCCCGAGGCACGGTAGTAGGCATCGGCGGCGGCGACCGCTCCGGCCTCGTGCCGAACCGTCACGAAGGGGAACCCCGTACTGGTCAACTCACTGATCAGGTGGGCGTTGCCGTTGCCCATCAGTCCGAAGAGCAGTTCGGCCCACTCCCGGACCACTCCGGCCACGGCCTGCGGAACGGTGGCGCGCACGGCGGAGTCGTCGGAACCGGTGGACGGCACGGGGAGATCGGCAGGCTCGGCCGTCTCGGCGGCGGGCGAGACAGTGGGGGCGGGCGCAACGGTCACGGTGAAACTCCTCGGCGAGATGGACTTCAGGGTCTTGCCGAGAAGTGTGTCCCGCTCTTTCGCGCTGCGCAATCGAGCGCGGATCAGCTGAACACCCTGTACATTCTGACCCACTACACCAGCATTCAACCGGACAGTCTGACCAGCCATGACCTGCCTCGACCAGCCGAGGAGACCTCAGGGAGTCGAGTCGGCCACCGCATGGAGCAGGGGCAGCGTACGCCCCTGGATGTGGGTGCGCAGGGCCAGGGAGGACGAGGTGCGGGCCACGCCAGCCAGCTGGGAGATCCGGTCCAGCACGTCCTGCAGGTCCTGGCCGTTGCGGGCGACCACTCGCAGGTGCAGATCGTGGTCCCCGGTGACGGTATAGAGGTCGGTGACCTCCGGGATGGCAGAGAGGATCGCCTCCGTCACCGGACCATGCCCCACGTTCTGAATGATGTCCACGAAGCAGAAGGCCACCAAGTCGTACCCGAAACCGGCGGGGTCGACCTGCGGGACGATCGCCGAGACCACACCGTGCGCATGAAGCCGGGCCAACCGGCTGGTCACGGTGCCTCGGGCCACGCCCAGTCGCCGGGCGCATTCCAGGACCGGAAGTTGCGGTTCGTCCGTCAGCAGCTGGACGAGGCGGGCGTCGAGGTCGTCGGGTTGCATGGCGTCCATTCTGGCACCGGCGCGCCCGGACGGATCATTCCCCCGGCGCGAGCTTGCCCCGCAGGCGGGCGCGCATGGCCGTGCTGGCCTCGTTCAGCCCCACCACGTCGACCGTCTTGCCGTAGCGCTCATACTTCTCCGTGATGGCATCCAGACTGGCCACGGTGGAGGCATCCCACAGGTGGGACCGGGTCAGGTCGATGACCACGCGATCGGGGTCCGCGAGGTAGTCGAACTGCGTGTAGAGATCGTTCGAGGAGGCCCAGAACAGCTCACCGTCCACGGTGTACGTGACGGTCCGGCCGTCGTCGGGCGCGTTGCCCTCTGGGCCGACGGTCCGCCGGACGGTCACGAAGTGCGCCACCCTCCGGGCGAAGAGCACCATGGCGGCCAGCACGCCGAGACCCACGCCCACCGCGAGGTTCCCGGTGGCCACGGTGCCGGCCACGGTGACCAGCATGACGAGTGTCTCGGACAGCGGCATGGCCCGCAGCGTGGAGGGACGGATCGAGTGCCAGTCGAAGGTGGCCCAGGAGACGTAGATCATCACGGCCACCAGGGCGGCCATCGGGACCATCCCGACCAGCTCGCCCAGCAGCACGGAGAGCACCAGCAGCATGACGCCGGCTGTCAGGGTGGACAGCCGGGTGCGGGCCCCGTTGGCCTTGGTGTTGATCATGGTCTGGCCGATCATGGCGCAACCCCCCATGGTGCCGAAGAACCCAGAGATGATGTTCGCCCCGCCCTGGCCCAGGGACTCCCGGGTCTTGGAGGAGCCGGTGTCCGTGACATCGTCCACCAGCTTGGCGGTCATGAGGGACTCCATCAGCCCGACGACGGCCATGGCGAACGCGTAGGGCGCGATCACCTGGAGCGTCTCCAGGGTGAACGGCACCTCCGGCAGCACCAGCACCGGCAGGGCCTGCGGCAGCTCACCCTTGTCCCCCACGGTCGGCACGGCCATCTGGGTGACGATCACCAGGCCCGTCACCACCACGATCGAGACCAGGGACGCCGGCACCGCCTTGGTCAGCAGCGGGAACAGGAAGATGAGGGCCAGGCCGAGGGCCACCAGGACGTAGACCAGCCAGGGCACGTCCATCAGGTCCGGCAGCTGGGACATGAACATGAGGATTGCGAGCGCGTTGACGAACCCGGTCATCACGCTGCGGGGGATGAACCGCATCAGCTTGGCGATGCCGAGCAGGCCCATCGCCACCTGCAGAATGCCGGCGAGGATGACCGTGGCGAAGAGGTACTCCACACCATGGCTGGCCACCACCGGGGCGATGACCAGGGCCGTGGCAGCGGTGGCGGCGGAGATCATGGCCGGCCGGCCCCCGAGGAAGGAGATGGAGATGGCCATGATGGCGGCGGCGAACAGCCCGACCGCCGGGTCCACCCCGGCAATCAGCGAGAACGCGATGGCCTCGGGGATGAGCGCCAGTCCCACCACGAGCCCGGAGAGCACCTCGGTCTTGAGCCACCCGGGCCGGCGCAGGGTCAGCCACACCGATTGGCGCTGCTCGGGGGTCGCTCCACCGTGACCCAGGGCGAGGTTCTGGGCCACCTCGGGATGGTGCGGCAATAGCGGGGGCACGGGGACGTCGTCGGGCATGGCAAAGACTCCGGGTGTTCGAGGGTGACGCCTCCACAGTAGCCGCGGCGCCGGCCCGGAGGTGTTCCTACACTGGGTACATGAGTAACCAGCCGCAGAACACCCCGCAGCCGAACACCAGCCGGCCAGACG comes from Citricoccus muralis and encodes:
- a CDS encoding HpcH/HpaI aldolase family protein, with the protein product MPIRLDPQPSFKSLFSAQARADRDGRAPAGMFVNSADPSVTEICASAGLDFLLIDGEHAPLGLETIQSQLRAMAGYSVVPVVRVPALDPVLVKQYLDLGAQSLVIPMVDSAEDAERAVRAMHYPPRGMRGVGSALARSARWNRIPDYLARAGDLVTLIVQIESAAAVAAAGQIAGVDGVDGIFIGPSDLAASMGLLGQQNHPDVVAAVKTVIGQARDAGTFVGVNAFAPDQARDYLAAGADFVNVGADVALLARATEALADTWCGTGTTE
- a CDS encoding 2-keto-4-pentenoate hydratase; amino-acid sequence: MLDHSTHVAIADELHQAGQDRKPVPLLTARYPDMGIEDSYAVQRIWSQRQIDAGRKKAGHKIGLTSKAMQDATGIDEPDYGVIFDDMVMESGHVYEWSRYTHPRVEMELAFVLKDTLAGPGVTLFDVLRATEYVVPALEVLDSRIEMEGRTITDTISDNAAMGAMVFGGRPVAPDAVDLRWVAGMLSRNQEIIETGVAAGVLNHPGNGVHWLANRISGHGDVLEAGEIILAGSFTRPMWVYAGDTVYADYGNLGTVTCQFA
- a CDS encoding FAD-dependent monooxygenase, with the protein product MLFHHNGYVSGDPRVQPAAGVGVDRSAELPEAMDVLVVGAGPAGMTATAQLASFPEVMTCLVDRRPERLGIGQADGIQARSVETFQAFGFAEEIVAEAYHLTEMNFWKPDPQESGHIIRTARAVDDPAGVSEFPHLIVNQARVLDYFARFARHAPSRTEPYWGWEFVSLEVGEGEYPVTVTLKRTGETPDGGVRPGETRTIRTKYVIGGDGAHSKVRRDIGAQHVGAVSYHAWGVMDVIAESDFPDIRTKCAIQSEHGSILHIPREGGFLFRMYVDLGEVDQNDAGAVRKTPIESIIAQANQIVSPYTVDVKDVAWWSVYEVGHRVTDRFDDVLAEDVGQRHPHVFIAGDACHTHSAKAGQGMNVSIQDAFNLGWKLGHVLTGLSPESLLSTYSAERQPVAQKLIDFDREWSSMMAAKPEELESATALEDYYQKTAEFPAGFMTEYPAGLLVAEASHQALASGFPLGKRFKAHPAKRVSDTTPHHLGHQHTADGRWRIYAFADAAVSSASDSALRTWAEWLDSETSPVRRFTPAGRDLDALFDVQVIYQQPHEEVELMKAPSIFRPQVGRFQVSNLNKVWGVDPEDDIFEARGLSRDGAIVVVRPDQYVSAVLPLTATDELTDFFEPIFTP
- the hpaD gene encoding 3,4-dihydroxyphenylacetate 2,3-dioxygenase, producing the protein MTHLDDRTMTSSGFYVSQEAPIVSDNPVPTPQAPAPDILRCAYMELVVTDLQRSREFYVDVLGLTVTDEDEDTIYLRSLEEFIHHNLVLRKGPVAAVAVFSYRVRSPEDLDKAVAFYEELGCRVERRQDGFTRGIGDSVRVEDPLGFPYEFFHEVEHVERLAWRYDLYTPGALVRLDHFNQVTPDVPRATKFLQDLGFRVTEDIQDDEGTVYAAWMRRKPTVHDTAMTGGDGPRMHHVAFATHEKHNILAICDKMGALRISDRIERGPGRHGVSNAFYLYILDPDGHRIEIYTQDYYTGDPDNPVVTWDVHDNQRRDFWGNPVVPSWYTEASLVLDLDGTPQEVKAREEKSEMDVTIGADGFSYTREGDQDGTYQGEAAKGFKLGHQL